The Athene noctua chromosome 11, bAthNoc1.hap1.1, whole genome shotgun sequence genome has a segment encoding these proteins:
- the CMC4 gene encoding cx9C motif-containing protein 4, with amino-acid sequence MSQKDPCQKQACEIQKCLQVNNYMESKCETVLQEMRKCCARYPKGRSICCSGFEKEEREREKFKATSEGILPPPQ; translated from the exons ATGTCCCAGAAGGATCCCTGCCAGAAACAAGcctgtgaaatacagaaatgcttGCAAG TGAACAACTACATGGAGTCTAAATGTGAAACTGTGCTTCAGGAAATGCGGAAGTGCTGCGCCCGGTACCCCAAGGGCCGATCCATCTGTTGTTCAGGgtttgagaaagaagaaagggagagagaaaagttTAAGGCGACTTCAGAAGGAATTCTCCCACCACCTCAGTAA
- the MTCP1 gene encoding protein p13 MTCP-1 — translation MAEGGHAGAPPVRLWVRRVGVYCDEHRKTWLVAAEEEEGMLRARIQRVQVPLGEALRPSQLPPSRLPHMWQLSQGEQYRDSNSRVWEIEHHLMLGGVEELLLKLVPGD, via the exons ATGGCAGAAGGAGGGCACGCTGGCGCTCCTCCTGTCCGGCTCTGGGTGCGACGCGTAGGTGTTTACTGCGATGAGCACCGCAAAACGTGGCTTGTGGCTGCGGAAGAG GAGGAAGGTATGCTGAGGGCTCGGATCCAAAGAGTTCAGGTTCCCCTGGGTGAGGCGCTGCgacccagccagctccccccatCCCGGCTGCCTCATATGTGGCAGCTGTCCCAGGGTGAGCAGTACAGGGATAGTAACTCTCGCGTTTGGGAGATAGAGCACCATCTCATG CTCGGTGGTGTTGAAGAACTGCTGCTAAAACTCGTGCCTGGTGATTAA